A single window of Methylocella tundrae DNA harbors:
- a CDS encoding CHAD domain-containing protein, translated as MPEMELKLVFDEADLARLRTLPGLRDKLAGAQPARSHAIYFDTPEKYLWKRGLALRVRRTGDVSIQTIKQVGCALLERGEWERRINWDPSDAPPRPDGTMIDETPFADVIDKAVRARLRPTFEVDVQRVAFMVTEGNAAIEVAIDRGRIKSAGAERETLPVSELELELKRGDKQELFTLARELTAHAPLHLSLISKAERGRRLVDGLWGHPAKASSPRLEADMTGEQAFSAICRACLNDFMLNAAVLTSKSSPDPVEAIHQGRIALRRLRAALALFKPMARDDAFARMNDELRRLARLFGEARDRDIMLANAPETSRAASAAAANDFSTWLEHRRLAAREAAREAVQSERWRIFLIDFSEWIDCGAWRRRPSGHHLEPVAQFIRRRLKKRLAALLREARDLAELDAGAQHAVRIAAKKLRYMAQFFVGVSGVADRKRMKRLLGGLDKLQSCLGVLHDDEASLTAARIDIGLWRAEVGDVGPLALEAAARWTTPKEDGKKWLEQALEAYSEVAEAEPF; from the coding sequence ATGCCCGAGATGGAACTTAAACTCGTTTTCGACGAAGCAGATCTCGCCAGGCTTCGAACCTTGCCAGGCCTGCGCGATAAGCTCGCCGGCGCGCAGCCGGCGCGCAGTCACGCCATTTATTTCGACACGCCCGAAAAGTATCTCTGGAAGCGCGGCCTGGCGCTCCGCGTTCGCCGAACGGGCGACGTTTCGATCCAGACGATCAAGCAGGTGGGCTGCGCGCTCCTCGAACGGGGAGAATGGGAGCGGCGGATCAATTGGGACCCCTCCGACGCTCCCCCACGGCCCGACGGAACGATGATCGACGAAACGCCTTTCGCCGATGTAATCGATAAAGCCGTCCGCGCGCGCCTGCGTCCGACGTTCGAGGTCGACGTCCAGCGCGTCGCCTTTATGGTTACGGAGGGAAACGCCGCCATCGAGGTGGCGATCGACCGTGGCCGGATCAAAAGCGCGGGGGCCGAGCGGGAGACGCTCCCCGTTTCCGAGCTTGAGCTCGAACTGAAGCGCGGCGACAAACAGGAGCTATTCACGCTGGCGCGCGAACTGACGGCGCATGCTCCTCTCCACTTAAGCTTGATCAGCAAGGCCGAGCGCGGCCGGAGGCTGGTCGATGGCCTGTGGGGCCATCCGGCGAAAGCATCGAGCCCTCGCCTTGAGGCCGATATGACGGGAGAGCAGGCGTTCAGCGCCATCTGCCGCGCTTGCTTGAATGATTTCATGCTCAACGCGGCTGTGCTGACGTCGAAATCCAGTCCCGATCCCGTCGAGGCTATTCACCAGGGCCGAATCGCGTTGCGGCGCCTGCGGGCGGCGCTTGCTCTCTTCAAACCCATGGCGCGCGACGACGCCTTTGCAAGAATGAATGATGAATTGCGGAGGCTCGCGCGCCTTTTTGGAGAGGCGCGCGATCGCGACATCATGCTCGCTAATGCGCCGGAAACCTCTCGTGCGGCCAGCGCCGCCGCGGCCAATGACTTCTCGACATGGCTCGAACACAGACGCCTCGCCGCGCGTGAAGCCGCGCGCGAGGCCGTGCAATCCGAGCGCTGGCGAATATTTCTCATCGACTTCTCCGAATGGATCGACTGCGGCGCGTGGAGGCGCCGTCCCTCCGGCCACCATCTCGAGCCGGTGGCCCAGTTCATCCGCAGGCGGCTGAAAAAGCGGCTGGCGGCTCTGCTGCGAGAGGCGCGTGACCTCGCAGAACTCGATGCGGGCGCGCAGCACGCGGTTCGAATCGCAGCGAAAAAGCTGCGTTACATGGCGCAGTTTTTCGTCGGCGTCTCAGGCGTTGCGGATCGCAAGCGCATGAAGCGGCTGCTTGGCGGTCTTGATAAACTCCAATCCTGTCTTGGCGTCCTGCATGATGACGAGGCCAGTCTGACGGCGGCGCGGATCGACATCGGCCTCTGGCGGGCCGAAGTGGGCGACGTCGGCCCTCTCGCGCTCGAAGCGGCGGCGCGCTGGACGACGCCAAAAGAGGACGGCAAGAAATGGCTGGAGCAGGCGCTCGAAGCCTATTCCGAAGTGGCCGAGGCTGAGCCGTTCTGA
- a CDS encoding metallophosphoesterase has translation MWKPRLIGTAPAAPTVPEGVRIYAIGDIHGRADLLEQTFVRIDADLLRHPIANPIQVFLGDYIDRGPKSSDVLTQLINRGKAHRTVCLKGNHELYLLEFLRNPAILRAWGQYGGLTTLLSYGLRPSLNPDEEEEGELSAGLQRALPKSHHQFLSSLPLSYTCGDFFFVHAGIRPGASLSRQRDDDLLWIRDEFLSHEESFEKIIVHGHTPVMEPEVRSNRIDIDTGAYATGRLTCLRLERDQIDFI, from the coding sequence ATGTGGAAACCGCGCCTGATCGGAACCGCGCCAGCGGCTCCCACTGTCCCCGAAGGGGTCAGAATCTATGCAATTGGAGACATTCATGGGCGCGCCGACCTGCTCGAACAGACATTCGTCCGAATCGACGCAGACCTGCTCAGGCATCCGATAGCCAATCCCATCCAGGTCTTTCTCGGCGATTATATCGATCGCGGCCCGAAATCTTCGGACGTTCTGACGCAGTTGATCAATCGCGGAAAAGCCCACCGGACCGTCTGCCTCAAAGGCAACCACGAGCTCTATCTTCTCGAATTTCTGCGTAATCCGGCGATATTGCGCGCCTGGGGCCAATATGGCGGATTGACGACGCTCTTATCTTATGGCCTGAGGCCGAGCCTCAATCCGGACGAGGAGGAAGAGGGCGAGCTCTCCGCAGGCCTGCAACGCGCTCTGCCGAAAAGCCACCATCAATTTCTCAGCTCCCTTCCTTTGTCCTACACATGTGGCGACTTCTTTTTTGTTCATGCCGGCATCCGGCCGGGGGCGTCGCTCTCCCGGCAGCGCGACGATGATCTGCTGTGGATCAGGGACGAATTTCTCTCGCACGAGGAGTCATTTGAAAAAATCATCGTTCACGGCCACACGCCTGTCATGGAGCCGGAGGTACGGAGCAATCGCATCGACATCGATACGGGCGCCTACGCCACGGGGCGCCTGACCTGCCTGAGACTGGAGCGCGATCAAATCGACTTCATCTAG
- a CDS encoding NADP-dependent isocitrate dehydrogenase, with protein sequence MSKIKVANPVVELDGDEMTRIIWRYIREKLVLAYLDLDLEYYDLSIENRDATNDQVTVDAANAIKTHGVGVKCATITPDEARVKEFNLKQMWRSPNGTIRNILGGVIFREPIICQNVPRLVPGWTQPIVIGRHAFGDQYAATDFRVPGKGRLTIKFEGDDGSIIEKEIYKYPGAGVSLSMYNLDDSIRDFARASLNYGLASKYPVYLSTKNTILKAYDGRFKDLFQEIFETEFADKFAAAGITYQHRLIDDMVASSLKWSGGYVWACKNYDGDVQSDTVAQGFGSLGLMTSVLLSPDGRTVEAEAAHGTVTRHYREYQQGKETSTNSIASIFAWTRGLSHRAKLDDNAELAAFAQTLEKVCVRTVESGYMTKDLALLVGAQQKWLSTTGFLDKVDDNLRKAMSGALKV encoded by the coding sequence ATGAGCAAGATCAAGGTCGCCAATCCCGTCGTCGAACTTGATGGCGATGAGATGACCCGGATCATCTGGCGTTACATTCGCGAGAAACTCGTTCTGGCCTATCTCGATCTCGATCTGGAATATTATGATCTTTCCATCGAAAATCGCGACGCCACCAATGATCAGGTCACGGTGGACGCTGCGAACGCGATCAAGACGCACGGCGTCGGCGTGAAATGCGCGACCATCACCCCCGACGAGGCGCGCGTTAAAGAATTTAATCTGAAGCAGATGTGGAGGTCTCCAAACGGCACGATCCGCAATATTCTGGGCGGGGTGATCTTTCGCGAGCCGATTATCTGCCAGAACGTTCCCCGTCTGGTGCCGGGATGGACGCAGCCGATCGTGATTGGCCGCCATGCGTTCGGCGACCAATATGCCGCGACCGATTTCAGGGTGCCGGGCAAGGGACGCCTGACGATCAAGTTCGAAGGCGACGACGGCTCCATCATCGAGAAGGAAATCTATAAATATCCCGGGGCTGGCGTATCGCTGTCGATGTATAATCTTGATGATTCCATCCGCGATTTTGCAAGAGCCTCACTAAACTATGGCCTCGCCTCCAAATATCCCGTCTATCTGTCGACGAAGAACACTATTCTGAAGGCCTATGACGGGCGCTTCAAGGATCTGTTCCAGGAGATTTTCGAGACCGAATTCGCTGATAAATTCGCGGCGGCCGGCATTACCTACCAGCATCGCCTCATCGACGACATGGTGGCGTCATCGCTCAAATGGTCCGGCGGTTATGTCTGGGCGTGCAAGAACTACGATGGCGACGTCCAATCGGATACGGTCGCGCAAGGGTTCGGCTCGCTTGGCCTTATGACCTCGGTGCTGCTCAGCCCGGACGGCAGAACTGTGGAAGCAGAGGCCGCGCACGGCACGGTGACGCGCCATTACCGCGAATATCAGCAGGGCAAGGAAACGTCGACGAATTCGATCGCGTCGATCTTCGCCTGGACTCGCGGCCTCTCGCATCGGGCCAAGCTCGACGACAATGCCGAACTCGCGGCCTTCGCGCAAACACTGGAGAAGGTCTGCGTCAGGACGGTCGAGTCAGGCTACATGACCAAGGATCTCGCTCTCCTCGTCGGCGCCCAGCAAAAGTGGCTCTCGACGACTGGCTTCCTCGACAAGGTCGACGACAATTTACGCAAGGCGATGTCGGGCGCCCTCAAGGTCTGA
- the dksA gene encoding RNA polymerase-binding protein DksA, with protein MVEDAYRPSEEETFMNERQREYFRRKLLAWKEDILRESRETLVALQSENENHPDVADRASSETDRAIELRARDRQRKLISKIEAALGRLDDGTYGYCEETGEPIGLKRLDARPIATLSVEAQERHEKRERVYRDS; from the coding sequence ATGGTCGAAGACGCCTATAGACCTTCTGAAGAAGAGACGTTCATGAATGAACGTCAGCGCGAGTATTTTCGTCGCAAACTTCTGGCATGGAAGGAAGATATCCTGCGCGAAAGCCGCGAGACGCTCGTCGCCTTGCAAAGCGAGAATGAAAATCATCCGGACGTCGCAGACCGGGCTTCCTCGGAGACCGATCGAGCCATTGAGCTCAGGGCGCGCGATCGGCAACGCAAGCTGATTTCAAAGATCGAAGCGGCGCTTGGACGATTGGACGATGGAACCTACGGCTATTGCGAGGAAACCGGTGAGCCTATCGGTTTGAAGCGTCTCGATGCGCGGCCGATCGCAACCCTCTCTGTCGAGGCGCAGGAACGCCACGAAAAACGCGAACGCGTCTACCGCGACAGCTAA
- a CDS encoding flagellar biosynthetic protein FliO, protein MQAIFDKMSENKSLTFIAAAIVLLLALALILVVFRFATGRRVKMPGAGRTRLPRLGVVDAFDLDRQRQLVIIRRDNVEHLLMIGGPNDLVIESEIIRAEGRERPREKDLREPKEAPQSQVAGQGSGPAPAPGPPPWQQPELEPVAARVASREPLGRRAPIQPATPIPSPIASEPESVAPAPAADQFSVAPPSVPPASPTPPASPPRSPAFPLPPRRTAQPLTPPQRTPREPLLRPDLAARGEGASGPGSVFPRAPLATPFLRPSPPRQLAEMMAKSAAVSVSSTAAAPSAPAESPAEAAPLAAEPLSQPLATPPANGEGAGDETAAAAPPAPIVEKLEPAAPEAAQTAPAELAIVAEKPADDVEAAPERGEESEPQPEKPASSAFDPIDSLEEEMAKLLGRGPSR, encoded by the coding sequence ATGCAGGCCATATTCGACAAGATGTCCGAGAATAAAAGTTTGACCTTCATCGCTGCGGCAATCGTTCTTCTGCTCGCTTTGGCGCTCATCCTCGTCGTTTTCCGGTTTGCCACTGGGCGTCGCGTGAAGATGCCGGGAGCTGGCAGGACGCGGCTTCCGCGGCTTGGCGTCGTGGACGCCTTCGACCTTGATCGTCAGCGTCAGCTTGTCATCATCCGGCGGGATAATGTCGAGCATCTGTTGATGATCGGCGGTCCGAACGATCTCGTCATCGAATCGGAAATCATCCGCGCGGAAGGGCGGGAGAGGCCACGGGAAAAAGATCTGCGCGAACCGAAAGAGGCGCCGCAGAGCCAGGTGGCGGGCCAAGGTTCGGGTCCTGCCCCGGCGCCCGGCCCTCCGCCGTGGCAGCAGCCCGAGCTTGAACCCGTGGCGGCGCGCGTGGCCTCGCGCGAGCCGTTGGGCCGCCGGGCTCCCATTCAGCCCGCCACGCCAATTCCGTCGCCGATCGCATCGGAACCCGAATCAGTTGCGCCGGCTCCCGCCGCAGATCAGTTCTCTGTTGCGCCGCCGTCCGTTCCGCCTGCTTCGCCGACGCCTCCGGCATCGCCCCCCCGATCGCCGGCCTTTCCCCTTCCGCCCCGGCGAACCGCCCAGCCGCTCACGCCGCCGCAGCGGACGCCACGCGAACCTCTCCTGCGCCCAGACCTTGCCGCGCGCGGAGAAGGCGCCTCCGGGCCGGGAAGCGTTTTTCCGCGCGCGCCATTGGCGACTCCTTTCCTGCGGCCGTCGCCGCCGCGCCAGCTAGCCGAGATGATGGCGAAGTCGGCGGCCGTATCAGTCTCTTCAACGGCAGCGGCTCCGAGCGCACCCGCGGAGTCTCCTGCCGAGGCCGCGCCGCTCGCCGCAGAACCATTATCTCAACCGCTGGCCACGCCCCCGGCGAACGGGGAGGGCGCTGGAGATGAAACTGCCGCCGCCGCGCCGCCGGCTCCGATCGTCGAGAAATTGGAGCCTGCGGCCCCGGAGGCGGCGCAGACTGCGCCGGCCGAGCTTGCGATCGTCGCGGAAAAACCAGCGGATGATGTCGAGGCCGCGCCGGAACGCGGGGAGGAGTCCGAGCCGCAGCCGGAAAAGCCCGCTTCCTCGGCGTTCGATCCGATCGATTCGCTCGAAGAAGAAATGGCGAAGCTTCTCGGACGGGGACCCAGTCGTTAA
- the cckA gene encoding cell cycle histidine kinase CckA: protein MTDQPIPAAFERTERAGSPALVLVFALFLAGAAALFSFLPKDEAGNVVMGLLAALAVVGVFAVFAFAVGLLQFAGQAAKNDITKLICDGNQEGLIATDAPGKIIYANETYMHLSGARNPADLRPVERLFSGAPDVSEAIYRLAQAARDGKPNVEELRLSPPLSGDGRVGWYKIKVRPLPFAGVRRANIWTVADVTRERERQENVFQELQHAIDFLDYAPAGFFSCDRDGAVSYMNATLAAWLDYDLAQVGSGGLALADFLAGDGASLIASIAGGAGEVRTEQFDLDLKRRGGQSLPVRLLHRVAFGSDGAAGPSRTLVLNRAPGEEPAEDLRAAEVRFARVFNSTPMAIAILDANGGIVRSNAAFARLMPEALKWADVGAGRSIYAGILERDRNALETALAAAAGSQTDIPPVDVALAGDGDRSARLFISASDERDGAGATIYALDTTEQRTLQNNFAQSQKMQAIGQLAGGVAHDFNNVLTAIIGYSDLLLANHRPTDPSFRDIMQIKQNANRAAGLVRQLLAFSRRQTLRPQVLQLGDVLSDLQMLMRRLVGEKINLELRHGRDLWLVRADLNQFEQVIVNLIVNARDAMPGGGDILLRTRNVMPDECASFDENSLLAGEYVAIEVEDGGHGVPPEVKDKIFEPFFTTKEVGKGTGLGLAMVYGIVKQTGGYVFCSSMSGKGATFTVLLPRYVAESHEAAPSVEPAKPAADLTGHGTILLVEDEEAVRAFGARALASRGYSVLQAASGLEALDIVEQNQGKIDLVVSDVVMPEMDGPTMFGELRKRGVKAKVIFVSGYAEEAFAKNLPEGEDFGFLPKPFSLKQLIEAVKAAAS from the coding sequence ATGACCGACCAGCCGATTCCCGCCGCCTTCGAGAGGACCGAGCGCGCAGGCAGCCCCGCCCTCGTCCTGGTTTTCGCTCTGTTTCTCGCAGGAGCGGCGGCGCTCTTTTCGTTCCTGCCGAAGGACGAGGCCGGAAATGTCGTGATGGGCCTCCTCGCGGCGCTCGCGGTCGTCGGCGTCTTCGCCGTCTTCGCTTTCGCGGTCGGTCTTCTTCAGTTCGCGGGGCAAGCCGCCAAAAACGACATCACAAAGCTGATTTGCGACGGCAACCAGGAAGGGCTGATCGCAACCGACGCCCCCGGCAAGATCATTTACGCCAACGAGACTTACATGCACCTGTCCGGCGCCCGTAATCCGGCCGATCTGCGCCCCGTGGAGCGCCTTTTTTCCGGCGCGCCAGACGTGTCCGAAGCCATCTACCGGCTTGCTCAGGCGGCGCGCGACGGCAAGCCCAATGTCGAGGAGCTGCGCCTCAGTCCGCCGCTCAGCGGCGACGGACGCGTCGGCTGGTACAAGATCAAGGTCCGGCCGCTGCCTTTCGCAGGCGTGAGGCGCGCCAATATCTGGACCGTCGCAGACGTCACCCGGGAGCGCGAGCGGCAGGAGAATGTCTTTCAGGAATTGCAGCACGCGATCGACTTTCTCGATTATGCGCCCGCGGGGTTCTTTTCCTGCGATCGCGACGGCGCCGTTTCCTATATGAACGCGACCCTCGCCGCGTGGCTCGACTATGATCTCGCGCAGGTCGGCTCGGGTGGTCTTGCGCTTGCGGACTTCCTCGCCGGCGACGGCGCCTCGCTGATCGCCTCGATCGCAGGCGGCGCGGGCGAGGTGCGCACCGAACAGTTCGACCTCGATCTGAAACGGCGCGGCGGTCAGAGCCTGCCCGTCCGCCTGCTGCATCGCGTCGCTTTCGGGAGTGACGGAGCCGCCGGACCCTCGCGCACCCTCGTGCTAAACCGCGCGCCAGGCGAGGAGCCGGCCGAGGATCTGCGCGCGGCGGAAGTCCGCTTCGCGCGGGTTTTCAATTCGACGCCAATGGCGATCGCCATTCTGGACGCAAACGGAGGCATCGTGCGCTCCAACGCCGCTTTCGCCCGGCTGATGCCCGAAGCCTTGAAATGGGCCGATGTCGGAGCTGGACGCTCAATCTATGCCGGAATTCTGGAGCGCGACCGCAACGCGCTCGAAACGGCCCTGGCCGCCGCCGCCGGGTCACAAACCGATATTCCCCCCGTCGACGTCGCGCTGGCCGGGGACGGCGACCGCTCCGCCCGCCTCTTCATTTCCGCGTCCGACGAGCGAGACGGGGCCGGGGCGACCATTTACGCGCTCGACACCACCGAACAGCGCACCTTGCAGAACAATTTCGCGCAATCGCAGAAGATGCAGGCGATCGGCCAGCTCGCCGGCGGCGTCGCGCATGATTTCAACAATGTGCTGACGGCCATCATCGGCTATTCGGATTTGCTGCTCGCCAATCATCGGCCAACCGATCCCTCCTTCCGCGACATCATGCAGATCAAGCAGAACGCCAACCGCGCCGCCGGGCTGGTGCGGCAGCTGCTCGCCTTCTCGCGCCGCCAGACGCTGCGCCCGCAGGTGCTGCAGCTCGGCGACGTGCTCTCGGATCTGCAAATGCTGATGCGCCGGCTCGTCGGCGAAAAGATCAACCTCGAGTTGCGGCACGGCCGCGACCTCTGGCTCGTTAGAGCCGACCTCAATCAATTCGAGCAGGTCATCGTCAATCTGATCGTCAATGCGCGCGACGCGATGCCGGGGGGCGGCGACATTTTATTACGAACCCGCAACGTCATGCCCGACGAATGCGCGTCTTTTGACGAGAATTCGCTGCTTGCGGGCGAATATGTCGCCATCGAAGTCGAGGATGGCGGACACGGCGTCCCGCCCGAAGTCAAAGACAAGATATTCGAGCCTTTCTTCACGACGAAGGAAGTCGGCAAGGGCACCGGCCTTGGCCTCGCCATGGTCTATGGCATCGTGAAGCAGACCGGCGGTTACGTTTTTTGCTCCAGCATGTCCGGCAAGGGCGCCACTTTCACCGTCCTTTTGCCCCGCTATGTCGCCGAGTCGCATGAGGCCGCGCCTTCGGTCGAGCCGGCAAAGCCCGCGGCCGACCTCACCGGACACGGCACCATTCTCCTCGTGGAGGACGAAGAGGCCGTCCGCGCTTTCGGCGCCCGCGCGCTCGCTTCACGCGGCTATAGCGTGCTGCAGGCCGCCTCTGGTCTGGAGGCGCTCGACATCGTTGAGCAGAATCAGGGAAAAATCGATCTCGTCGTCTCGGATGTGGTAATGCCCGAGATGGACGGGCCGACCATGTTCGGCGAATTGCGCAAACGCGGCGTCAAGGCGAAAGTCATCTTCGTGTCCGGCTACGCCGAGGAAGCTTTCGCCAAAAACCTTCCCGAGGGCGAGGATTTCGGCTTTCTGCCGAAACCCTTCTCGTTGAAGCAATTGATCGAGGCGGTCAAAGCCGCGGCGAGCTGA
- the recA gene encoding recombinase RecA: MSQANLRLVEGSSVDKTKALDAALSQIERAFGKGSIMRLGKNQKVVEIETVPTGSLGLDIALGVGGLPRGRVIEIYGPESSGKTTLTLHVIAEAQKKGGVCAFVDAEHALDTIYARKLGVNLEDLLVSQPDTGEQALEITDTLVRSGAVDVLVIDSVAALTPRAEIEGEMGDSQPGLQARLMSQALRKLTASISRSQTMVIFINQIRMKIGVMYGSPETTTGGNALKFYASVRLDIRRIGSIKDHDEVTGNQTRVKVVKNKVAPPFKQVEFDIMYGEGISKIGELIDLGVKAGVVEKSGAWFSYDSQRLGQGRENAKTFLKANPAIADKIELAIRENSGMIADKILDVADGGEE, from the coding sequence ATGAGTCAAGCCAATCTCCGCCTCGTAGAAGGATCGTCCGTGGACAAGACCAAGGCCCTTGACGCCGCCCTGTCACAGATCGAACGCGCCTTCGGCAAAGGCTCGATCATGCGGCTTGGCAAGAATCAGAAAGTCGTCGAAATCGAAACCGTGCCGACCGGCTCTCTCGGTCTCGACATCGCCCTTGGCGTCGGCGGACTGCCGCGCGGGCGGGTCATCGAGATCTATGGTCCCGAATCGTCCGGAAAAACGACCCTGACGTTGCATGTCATCGCCGAAGCCCAGAAAAAGGGCGGCGTTTGCGCCTTCGTCGACGCGGAACACGCGCTCGACACCATTTATGCGCGAAAACTCGGCGTCAATCTCGAAGATCTTCTGGTTTCCCAGCCGGACACCGGCGAGCAGGCGCTGGAGATTACCGATACGCTGGTGCGCTCGGGCGCGGTCGACGTGCTGGTCATCGATTCGGTCGCGGCGTTGACCCCCCGCGCGGAAATCGAAGGGGAAATGGGCGATAGCCAGCCAGGTCTCCAGGCGCGCCTGATGAGTCAGGCTCTACGCAAGCTCACGGCGTCGATCTCGCGTTCGCAAACGATGGTGATTTTCATCAATCAGATCCGCATGAAGATCGGTGTCATGTACGGCAGCCCCGAGACGACGACAGGCGGCAACGCATTGAAATTCTATGCGTCGGTTCGGCTCGATATCCGCCGCATCGGATCGATCAAGGATCACGACGAAGTGACGGGCAACCAGACGCGCGTCAAGGTCGTCAAGAACAAGGTCGCGCCGCCCTTCAAACAAGTCGAATTTGACATTATGTATGGCGAGGGCATTTCGAAAATCGGCGAGCTGATCGATCTTGGCGTGAAAGCCGGCGTCGTCGAGAAATCAGGAGCCTGGTTCTCCTATGACAGCCAACGGCTTGGGCAAGGCCGTGAGAACGCCAAGACTTTCCTGAAGGCCAATCCGGCGATCGCCGATAAGATCGAGCTCGCCATTCGTGAGAATTCGGGGATGATCGCCGACAAGATTCTGGACGTCGCCGACGGCGGCGAGGAATGA